A stretch of the Ostrea edulis chromosome 9, xbOstEdul1.1, whole genome shotgun sequence genome encodes the following:
- the LOC125658349 gene encoding uncharacterized protein LOC125658349 has product MATELITRLLILGALIHAPVSSQGTVTSCPSYGCRPSGTFSFSVKPPTNASIAWTSQIFIGPVPNALGCVGNANNIICQSNGPREVGYISFDVTSGKLMWRDGILRFPVLPVMDIYGDVIGSDGHSLVLYMDDGSLKPVIRMMDWVFPIFSLMMTEDNIFMFLSMNGYVISYYPDGSPHAQIPLPGEVQQVNGTFHPIATPVISGRRAYILTQFIPEGSKKPGNLGMQRLYAIDVIPRMVDRLHIAWVINFEFEIPRQTQNHGNVNFFDQDDRDELNDVTSVPPRVMVTSDTDTVYVSLPAPGSNAGSGNKFWAIKDNQTSSKPEILFKKDYALTSIATYEIGSNGQHSEERKRDGKWTNFGPIWDTTKRSMKEINASSVWGVLNNKEVILKISPLSGNIIKSLNVSQILKSKAMITSDLMVTRNDDSDVDHLVFTVTLVNGPSSAFTSLLRSLGMSKSNNKNYVIQMKGETLSWIVPTVKDLPGKGQIAGIKTHDDSINAPQDLYVVFAGNNETSIIFGVH; this is encoded by the exons ATGGCTACTGAATTGATAACACGCCTCCTGATTTTGGGTGCTTTAATCCACGCTCCTGTATCATCTCAGGGAACTGTGACCAGTTGTCCGTCGTACGGTTGCCGTCCATCCGGAACATTTTCTTTCAGTGTGAAACCGCCCACCAATGCATCTATCGCCTGGACATCGCAGATTTTTATTGGTCCAGTACCAAATGCTCTCGGCTGTGTCGGAAACGCTAACAACATTATTTGTCAGTCAAATGGACCAAGGGAAGT AGGGTACATAAGCTTTGACGTCACGAGTGGCAAGCTTATGTGGAGAGATGGCATTCTGAGATTCCCCGTACTTCCAGTGATGGATATTTATGGTGACGTCATCGGGTCCGATGGCCATAGTCTGGTACTGTATATGGATGATGGTTCGTTGAAGCCGGTCATAAGAATGATGGATTGGGTGTTTCCTATATTCAG TCTAATGATGACAGAAGACAATATCTTTATGTTTCTCTCCATGAACGGTTACGTCATCAGTTATTATCCAG ATGGAAGTCCGCATGCTCAAATACCTCTTCCGGGAGAAGTTCAGCAGGTCAATGGAACATTCCATCCTATAGCCACACCCGTGATATCTGGTCGTCGCGCTTATATCTTGACACAATTCATTCCAGAAGGCAGCAAG AAACCTGGAAATCTAGGGATGCAACGTTTATATGCAATTGATGTTATCCCACGAATGGTGGATAGACTGCATATAGCATGGGTTATCAATTTCGAATTCGAAATACCACGGCAAACGCAAAATCATGGCAACGTGAATTTCTTTGATCAGGACGACAGGGATGAATTGAATGACGTAACAAGCGTTCCGCCTCGTGTCATGGTGACTTCTGACACGGACACTGTTTATGTTAGTCTTCCAGCACCAGGTTCTAATGCAGGCAGCGGAAATAAATTCTGGGCTATTAAGGATAATCAGACTTCTTCTAAACcggaaattcttttcaagaaagATTATGCATTGACATCGATTGCAACTTATGAAATAGGAAGCAACGGTCAGCATTCCGAAGAAAGGAAACGAGATGGCAAGTGGACAAATTTTGGTCCAATATGGGACACGACCAAACGAAGCATGAAAGAAATAAATGCCTCATCGGTTTGGGGAGTTCTTAATAATAAAGAAGTCATACTTAAAATTTCACCACTTTCAGGAAACATCATAAAAAGTTTGAACGTGTCTCAGATTTTAAAATCTAAAGCGATGATTACGTCTGATTTAATGGTCACTAGAAACGATGATAGTGATGTAGACCATCTAGTTTTTACTGTGACGCTTGTGAACGGACCATCGTCTGCATTTACTTCTCTATTGAGGTCTTTAGGAATGAGCAAGtcaaacaacaaaaactacGTTATTCAGATGAAAGGCGAGACGTTAAGTTGGATAGTTCCAACTGTCAAAGACCTTCCAGGAAAAGGACAAATAGCCGGCATTAAAACTCATGATGATTCCATCAATGCGCCACAAGATTTGTACGTCGTTTTTGCTGGTAACAATGAAACCTCTATTATTTTTGGTGTCCATTAA
- the LOC125658956 gene encoding uncharacterized protein LOC125658956, translated as MMMAALFSTFVFLSLIYNIYPLLVESCPMYGCRPSGTFSYNLDVKSKVSLAWPKTFIQGQYTNSLGCTANDVSIVCQANGLREEGYVTLIPENGTVAWYGDILRKPTLPIMSIYGDVIGTDGHNLVMYDADGKLQPVINLGDNLFPTYSLTLSEDNGIIAIVSRQGLLITKESNGIPHASMEFRAEEQRANGTFIPVAPPVVSGHRIYILTEFRADFNTYRPNDLGMQRLFAIDMKNVMMGRLETAWVYNFERLESKIPVVREDQRSQQPLDENQKETGFGVAPQILINTDTNMIYVNLPPPEGATNAPHLLWGFKDLANGTDPDVIFKIPQPLSKFAIFESNNEPLDDKRRNRSWKTLDTPSRQSISTEKASLWGVSINRKAILKLNPDDGTVTEQIILDSVLNMTSSVITSKLMVARKLDSTQDILIFGVQVSPTKNGKIVFQDLKSNKSARSSPKNYIVCLTGNTVNWVYETPNNREVKGQIAGIRETSNGGSDMLVVFTSDSNESEIFALKFE; from the exons ATGATGATGGCCGCCTTATTTTCAACGTTTGTGTTTCTTTCGTTGATTTATAACATATATCCTCTTCTGGTTGAAAGTTGTCCGATGTACGGCTGTCGTCCGTCCGGGACTTTTTCTTACAATCTTGATGTGAAGTCCAAGGTATCGCTAGCCTGGCCTAAGACCTTCATACAAGGACAATACACCAATTCACTCGGATGTACAGCTAATGATGTCAGCATTGTGTGTCAAGCCAATGGTCTACGAGAAGA GGGTTACGTGACATTGATTCCAGAAAATGGCACTGTGGCCTGGTATGGAGACATACTACGGAAACCAACGCTGCCAATCATGAGTATATACGGTGACGTCATCGGAACTGATGGACACAATCTTGTGATGTACGACGCAGATGGAAAATTGCAACCAGTAATCAATCTTGGTGACAATTTATTTCCAACGTACAG TTTGACTCTGTCGGAGGACAACGGTATCATAGCCATTGTTTCACGACAGGGATTGCTAATCACCAAAGAGTCAA ATGGCATACCTCATGCCTCAATGGAGTTTCGCGCAGAGGAACAGAGAGCGAATGGGACGTTCATACCCGTGGCGCCACCTGTTGTATCGGGACATCGGATCTACATCCTAACAGAGTTCCGAGCTGATTTCAATACCTATCGG ccAAATGACCTTGGAATGCAACGCCTATTTGCAATTGACATGAAGAATGTAATGATGGGTCGATTAGAGACAGCTTGGGTTTATAATTTTGAAAGGCTGGAGAGCAAAATTCCCGTTGTCCGTGAAGATCAACGAAGTCAACAACCATTAGATGAGAATCAGAAAGAGACTGGATTTGGTGTGGCACCACAAATCTTGATAAACACAGACACAAATATGATCTACGTAAATCTACCTCCGCCAGAGGGTGCTACAAACGCGCCACATCTCCTTTGGGGATTTAAGGACTTGGCAAATGGGACAGATCCCgatgttatttttaaaatcccacAACCTCTGTCAAAGTTTGCTATATTCGAATCCAATAACGAACCGCTTGATGATAAAAGAAGAAACAGAAGTTGGAAAACATTGGATACTCCCTCCAGACAAAgtataagcactgaaaaggcatCACTCTGGGGCGTATCAATAAACAGGAAGGCAATTTTGAAGTTAAACCCGGATGATGGAACTGTAACAGAGCAAATAATCCTTGATTCGGTGCTAAACATGACGTCATCAGTGATCACTTCTAAGTTAATGGTTGCAAGAAAGCTTGACAGTACACAAGATATTCTCATATTTGGTGTACAAGTTTCGCCAACTAAAAACGGAAAAATAGTATTCCAAGATTTAAAAAGCAATAAGTCTGCTCGATCCTCTCCAAAGAACTACATTGTGTGTTTAACAGGAAACACCGTAAACTGGGTCTACGAGACGCCAAATAATAGAGAGGTGAAGGGGCAAATAGCGGGAATACGTGAAACATCCAATGGCGGGTCCGACATGTTGGTTGTATTTACGAGTGATTCAAACGAGTCAGAAATTTTTGCACTGAAGTTTGAATAA